A window of the Sporosarcina sp. FSL K6-2383 genome harbors these coding sequences:
- a CDS encoding glycerol-3-phosphate responsive antiterminator — protein MPFREQKILPALRNLKQLESLLNSPYEYIVLLEVHISNLKTIKNEANRYCKKIIIHADLIQGLKTDDFAAEFLCNDIRPAGIISTRSNMIMKAKSKGIIAIQRMFLLDTIALEKSYSLIERTKPDYIEILPGVIPQIISEVHERTGIPIISGGLIRSEEHVHAALDAGAKAVTTSNQQLWRAFLKDSQSKY, from the coding sequence ATGCCTTTTCGTGAACAAAAAATTTTACCGGCTTTACGCAATTTGAAGCAGCTCGAATCATTACTGAATAGTCCGTATGAGTATATTGTCTTGCTGGAAGTGCATATTAGCAATCTGAAAACAATAAAAAACGAAGCAAATCGCTATTGTAAAAAGATTATTATTCATGCGGATTTAATTCAAGGGTTAAAAACAGATGATTTTGCCGCAGAGTTTCTGTGTAATGATATTCGTCCTGCAGGTATTATCTCAACTCGGTCCAATATGATTATGAAAGCGAAGAGCAAAGGGATTATTGCGATTCAACGGATGTTTTTATTGGATACGATTGCTTTGGAAAAAAGTTATTCGCTTATTGAACGGACGAAGCCGGATTATATTGAAATTTTGCCAGGCGTGATTCCACAAATTATTAGTGAAGTGCATGAAAGAACGGGAATTCCCATTATAAGTGGTGGATTAATCAGATCAGAAGAGCATGTTCATGCAGCATTGGATGCAGGTGCAAAAGCTGTGACAACATCTAATCAGCAGCTTTGGAGAGCGTTTTTGAAAGAC
- a CDS encoding glycerol-3-phosphate dehydrogenase/oxidase, translated as MGTFSALERQSTFDKMAGEPFDLLVIGGGITGAGIALDAVTRGLKVALVEMQDFASGTSSRSTKLVHGGLRYLKQFEIKEVAELGKERAIVYENGPHVTTPEWMLLPFHKGGTFGKLSTSFGLRVYDFLAGVKKQERRTMLSLEETVRKVPIVKKDGLLGGGVYVEYRTDDARLTMEVIKAAVENGAVVTNYAKAAQFIYNESKQVIGADIQDMLTDKMVSVRAKKVVNAAGPWVDDVREIDGSKSEKHLILSKGVHLVFDQSTFPLQQAVYFDTPDKRMVFAIPRDGKTYVGTTDTFYDESRATIKITTEDRAYIMGAIHYMFPDLHITEKDIESGWAGIRPLIHEEGKNPSEISRKDEIWQSDSGLITIAGGKLTGYRKMAETVVGMVVEKLAADGNQQFGPCVTKNTPVSGGDVGGSSRLQQFLYAKNKQAQRLGLNEQQGLKLARMYGSNVDTVFGYLEGNDTSLPPVLYAQLMYAIHHEMAVKPTDFFIRRTGALLFDIVTVMEWKEQVMAEMATIFGWTKDQQKRYAEELQREIVCATTAVEV; from the coding sequence ATGGGTACATTTTCAGCATTGGAGAGACAATCTACGTTTGACAAAATGGCAGGTGAGCCATTCGATTTACTCGTTATTGGAGGGGGAATTACGGGGGCAGGTATCGCTTTAGACGCGGTAACACGCGGTTTGAAGGTAGCGCTTGTGGAGATGCAGGATTTTGCATCGGGTACTTCGAGTCGTTCCACTAAATTGGTACACGGGGGATTACGTTATTTAAAGCAGTTTGAAATTAAGGAAGTGGCAGAGCTCGGCAAAGAGCGTGCGATTGTATACGAAAACGGTCCCCATGTAACGACGCCTGAATGGATGCTATTACCGTTTCATAAAGGGGGCACATTCGGCAAGCTATCGACATCATTTGGATTGCGTGTGTATGACTTTTTAGCGGGTGTTAAGAAACAGGAAAGAAGAACAATGCTGTCGCTAGAAGAAACTGTTCGTAAAGTACCAATTGTCAAAAAGGATGGCTTGCTCGGAGGTGGGGTCTACGTGGAATATCGCACGGATGATGCGCGTTTGACGATGGAAGTCATCAAGGCGGCAGTAGAAAATGGAGCGGTTGTGACGAACTACGCTAAGGCAGCACAGTTTATTTACAATGAAAGCAAGCAAGTAATCGGTGCTGATATTCAGGATATGCTGACGGATAAGATGGTGTCTGTTCGTGCAAAAAAAGTTGTCAATGCGGCAGGGCCATGGGTAGATGATGTACGGGAAATTGATGGTTCGAAGAGTGAAAAGCACTTGATTTTATCCAAAGGAGTTCACCTGGTATTTGACCAATCTACATTTCCATTACAGCAGGCAGTCTATTTCGATACGCCCGACAAACGGATGGTGTTTGCGATTCCGCGGGATGGCAAAACGTATGTAGGGACAACGGACACATTTTACGATGAGAGCCGTGCGACGATCAAGATTACGACTGAGGATCGTGCGTATATCATGGGGGCCATTCACTATATGTTCCCTGACTTACACATTACTGAAAAAGATATCGAGTCAGGCTGGGCAGGGATTCGTCCTCTTATTCACGAAGAAGGTAAAAACCCTTCCGAAATTTCTCGGAAAGACGAGATTTGGCAATCGGATTCGGGTTTAATTACTATTGCGGGTGGGAAATTGACGGGGTATCGTAAAATGGCGGAAACTGTTGTGGGTATGGTTGTTGAAAAACTAGCTGCGGACGGCAATCAGCAATTCGGTCCATGTGTCACTAAAAATACCCCGGTTTCTGGTGGAGATGTTGGCGGTTCCTCAAGATTGCAACAATTTTTATATGCCAAGAATAAACAAGCGCAACGTTTAGGGTTGAATGAACAGCAAGGCCTCAAATTAGCGAGGATGTATGGGTCTAATGTGGATACGGTGTTTGGTTATTTGGAGGGCAACGATACGTCGTTACCGCCTGTTTTATATGCGCAGCTGATGTATGCCATTCACCATGAAATGGCCGTTAAACCAACTGATTTCTTTATCAGAAGGACGGGGGCTTTATTATTCGATATCGTCACTGTTATGGAATGGAAAGAGCAAGTCATGGCAGAAATGGCGACGATTTTCGGCTGGACAAAGGATCAACAGAAGCGTTATGCGGAGGAATTACAGCGGGAAATCGTGTGTGCGACGACTGCGGTCGAGGTATAA